One genomic segment of Streptomyces sp. RKND-216 includes these proteins:
- a CDS encoding MFS transporter — MLDLAEAFGYYGIFALLSVVVLEEVHIGHAQVPFFFIVGNVGALVGGLAMSLVFDRLGRHRTVAVSYTLAAAGVGLLAWATASGSALWVTLAFVAANGFATAAWTTAYPTFTELFPTHLRGAGVGFSVAVGRVGAIVGTLLLPDLATRIGATASYLLVVACWLAGVAAIGVFALRGGVEAATRPLESLTATPT, encoded by the coding sequence GTGCTCGACCTGGCTGAAGCCTTCGGCTACTACGGCATCTTCGCGCTGCTGTCTGTGGTCGTCCTCGAGGAAGTGCATATCGGCCACGCCCAAGTGCCGTTCTTCTTCATCGTCGGCAACGTCGGCGCGCTCGTCGGCGGCCTGGCGATGTCCCTGGTCTTCGACCGGCTCGGCCGCCACCGGACGGTGGCGGTCTCCTACACACTCGCCGCAGCCGGTGTCGGCCTTCTCGCCTGGGCCACCGCGAGCGGGAGTGCACTGTGGGTGACGCTCGCCTTCGTCGCCGCCAACGGCTTCGCCACCGCCGCTTGGACCACCGCCTACCCGACCTTCACGGAACTCTTCCCCACCCATCTGCGCGGCGCCGGTGTCGGCTTCTCCGTAGCCGTCGGCCGCGTGGGCGCCATCGTCGGCACCCTCCTGCTGCCGGACCTGGCTACCCGGATCGGCGCCACCGCCTCCTACCTGCTGGTGGTCGCCTGCTGGTTGGCCGGAGTCGCTGCGATCGGCGTCTTCGCGCTGCGCGGCGGTGTCGAAGCCGCCACTCGTCCTCTGGAATCGCTGACCGCCACCCCTACATGA
- a CDS encoding MFS transporter, which yields MTVDEASAHSPAPTELAARLDRLPWNGLHTTILTALGAGWLFDSFEVQLFGSAVGPLGEHFNASVFQQNAVLAVWLTGILLGALAGGHLADRFGRRRMFVLTLLWYAGFTALTGFSPTLDFVYGFRFLAALGVGAEYAVVNTAIAELMPCRVRGKAGAVVMNFWSAGAILAGLLAYLLLDALALNDAVAWRYLFVIGGLTALVVLVFRRRIPESPRWLASQGRYEEAETIVARMEARSGLAPGGPNPGRRGDAEHAPAARVSRRSAGTCGAAAPPPWPACPRFGARPG from the coding sequence ATGACCGTCGACGAAGCTTCCGCACACTCCCCCGCGCCAACGGAACTCGCTGCACGCCTGGACCGCCTGCCGTGGAACGGCCTGCATACCACCATCCTCACGGCACTTGGCGCCGGCTGGCTCTTCGACTCCTTCGAAGTCCAGCTGTTCGGGAGCGCGGTGGGCCCGCTCGGCGAACACTTCAACGCCTCCGTCTTCCAGCAGAACGCAGTCCTGGCGGTCTGGCTCACCGGCATTCTGCTCGGAGCCCTGGCCGGAGGTCACCTCGCCGACCGGTTCGGGCGGCGCAGGATGTTCGTCCTCACGCTCCTCTGGTACGCGGGATTCACCGCGCTGACCGGGTTCAGCCCCACACTGGACTTCGTCTACGGCTTCCGGTTCCTGGCCGCGCTCGGTGTAGGCGCCGAGTACGCCGTCGTCAACACGGCGATCGCGGAGCTGATGCCTTGCCGCGTACGCGGCAAGGCGGGGGCCGTGGTGATGAACTTCTGGTCTGCCGGCGCGATCCTCGCCGGGTTGCTCGCCTACCTCCTGCTCGACGCGCTCGCGCTGAACGACGCGGTCGCCTGGCGCTATTTGTTCGTGATCGGCGGGCTGACAGCACTGGTCGTCCTCGTCTTCCGTCGCCGTATCCCCGAGTCACCCCGCTGGCTGGCCTCACAGGGCAGGTACGAGGAGGCAGAGACGATCGTCGCCCGCATGGAGGCGCGTTCCGGACTGGCCCCGGGAGGACCGAACCCCGGCAGAAGGGGAGATGCGGAGCACGCCCCCGCTGCCCGCGTCTCCCGGCGCTCGGCGGGCACTTGCGGAGCTGCTGCGCCACCACCGTGGCCGGCTTGCCCTCGGTTCGGTGCTCGACCTGGCTGA
- a CDS encoding TIGR04282 family arsenosugar biosynthesis glycosyltransferase: protein MTATGVPSALVMAKAPQPGTVKTRLHPLLGPEGCAALQAELIRHTLALTTGHGLRSHLAHAPADARNALAALVPANVELRPQRTGALGLRLAAAVEDVFASGAGPLLVMGTDAPTLTAGHLTTALQALESRDVVLGPARDGGYYLIGMNRPQTGLFALEPDLWGGDRVFAATRALAEDEGLTIAALPELRDLDTPEDAAAHLDAFSTGADGEFPTRVAAMLRPAERP, encoded by the coding sequence ATGACGGCGACCGGTGTTCCGTCGGCTCTGGTGATGGCGAAGGCGCCGCAGCCGGGTACAGTCAAGACCAGGCTCCATCCGCTGCTTGGCCCGGAGGGGTGTGCCGCTCTCCAGGCCGAGCTAATTCGCCACACGCTCGCGTTGACCACCGGACACGGGCTCCGCAGCCACCTGGCCCACGCCCCGGCCGACGCGCGCAACGCGCTGGCCGCGCTGGTGCCTGCGAACGTCGAACTACGGCCGCAGCGCACAGGAGCCCTGGGACTGCGACTCGCAGCCGCAGTCGAGGACGTGTTCGCTTCCGGCGCCGGGCCCCTGCTGGTCATGGGCACAGACGCACCCACCCTGACCGCCGGTCATCTCACCACCGCACTGCAGGCCCTGGAAAGCCGCGACGTCGTCCTGGGCCCGGCACGCGACGGCGGCTACTACCTCATCGGCATGAACCGTCCACAGACGGGGCTCTTCGCTCTGGAACCGGACCTGTGGGGCGGGGACCGGGTCTTCGCCGCCACTCGCGCCCTCGCCGAGGACGAGGGGCTGACCATCGCTGCGCTACCCGAACTACGGGACCTCGACACACCCGAGGACGCCGCCGCACACCTCGACGCCTTCTCCACCGGGGCCGACGGTGAGTTCCCCACCCGTGTTGCCGCCATGCTCCGGCCCGCGGAGCGACCGTGA
- a CDS encoding MTAP family purine nucleoside phosphorylase, which yields MRIGVITGSGSYTWPHESDRTERTVTTNHGTVTVAEGHLKDTEVVYLSRHGTGHHQLSHQVRHKANLAALLACKVDALVSFTVCGGTDPAAQPGSLIVFDDLHFPANRLPDGSTCTWYDAPGAAGRGHWIFDRPFSEPLRQELTAAATHTSAPVLDGGTYGHVDGPRFNSRSEIRALAQAGVTAVSQTAGPEVVLAGEAELPMALVGYVTDYANGVAPEPEPVETLLARMAASTEIFATLAEQALPALETVTPAGFVYRFGS from the coding sequence ATGCGCATAGGAGTCATCACCGGTTCCGGAAGCTACACCTGGCCACACGAGTCCGACCGGACCGAGCGGACGGTGACCACGAACCACGGCACCGTCACCGTGGCCGAAGGCCACCTCAAGGACACCGAAGTGGTGTACCTGTCCCGCCACGGCACCGGGCACCACCAGCTGTCCCACCAGGTGCGGCACAAGGCGAACCTCGCCGCTCTGCTCGCCTGCAAGGTGGACGCCCTGGTGTCCTTCACCGTCTGCGGAGGCACGGACCCGGCCGCTCAGCCCGGATCACTGATCGTCTTCGATGACCTGCACTTCCCCGCCAACCGGCTGCCCGACGGCAGCACGTGTACCTGGTACGACGCACCCGGCGCAGCGGGCCGGGGCCACTGGATCTTCGACCGGCCGTTCAGCGAGCCGCTGCGCCAGGAGCTGACCGCGGCAGCGACGCACACCAGCGCCCCGGTCCTGGACGGGGGCACGTACGGGCATGTGGACGGGCCCCGGTTCAACAGCCGCAGCGAGATCCGTGCCCTGGCCCAGGCGGGCGTGACGGCGGTGAGCCAGACCGCGGGCCCGGAGGTCGTACTGGCCGGTGAGGCGGAACTGCCGATGGCACTCGTCGGCTATGTCACCGACTACGCGAACGGTGTGGCGCCGGAACCCGAACCCGTGGAGACGCTGCTGGCGCGCATGGCTGCGAGCACCGAGATCTTCGCGACGCTCGCCGAGCAGGCCCTCCCTGCGCTGGAGACGGTCACGCCCGCCGGATTCGTCTACCGCTTCGGCTCATGA
- a CDS encoding radical SAM protein, translated as MGILTTLRALERATRPTDPELADVLERRWAELPEVAKTPGQVLGRKAVGCEGTHGVFPKCNLKCTPCYHSRDANRVRVDGPHTLEQVRAQMALLRRLRGPRAHAQLIGGEVSLLPPDDHAAALEVMREHGREPMSFTHGDFDEEYLTALALGPDGRRRVHRLSFAAHFDQFMYGRRGIERPESEQALNLYRRRFTDMFVRLRREHGVRFFLAHNMTVTPGNLEEVADVIRDCHAMGYGMFSFQPAAFLGDERRWKESYREATPDAVWAEIERGAGTPLDYRVFENGDVRCNRTAYGFYVGRRWYPVLDGGDRRDLVVRDAFFRYFGNTVFTGTPPAVLAVRLARAVARHPAAVPLAVRWLGRTVRRVGVGRLLRNRLRVRPVTFVMHQFMDAEDVAPAWEMMRRGEQADDPRLRETQERLTACHYAMAHPEDGTLVPACVQHAVLDLAENAELRTLLPLVEVRTPNRAPVDPPHPQ; from the coding sequence ATGGGGATACTGACCACGTTGCGGGCCCTGGAACGTGCCACGCGCCCGACCGATCCCGAGCTTGCCGACGTCCTCGAGCGCCGGTGGGCGGAGCTCCCCGAGGTGGCGAAAACGCCGGGGCAGGTGCTGGGGCGGAAGGCGGTCGGCTGTGAGGGGACCCATGGGGTCTTCCCGAAGTGCAACCTGAAGTGCACCCCGTGCTACCACTCGCGGGACGCCAACAGGGTGCGGGTGGACGGCCCGCACACCCTGGAGCAGGTGAGAGCGCAGATGGCGCTGCTGCGCAGGTTGCGCGGGCCCCGGGCGCACGCCCAGCTCATCGGCGGCGAGGTCAGCCTGTTGCCGCCCGACGACCATGCCGCGGCCCTGGAGGTGATGCGCGAGCACGGCCGGGAGCCGATGAGTTTCACCCACGGCGACTTCGACGAGGAGTACCTCACAGCCCTGGCACTCGGTCCGGACGGCAGGCGGCGCGTCCACCGGCTGTCTTTCGCCGCGCACTTCGACCAATTCATGTACGGACGGCGGGGCATCGAACGGCCGGAGAGCGAGCAGGCGCTGAACCTCTACCGCAGGCGGTTCACCGACATGTTCGTCCGGCTGCGAAGGGAGCACGGGGTGCGGTTTTTCCTGGCGCACAACATGACGGTCACCCCGGGGAACCTGGAGGAGGTCGCCGACGTGATCCGGGACTGCCACGCCATGGGCTACGGCATGTTCTCCTTCCAGCCCGCCGCCTTCCTCGGCGACGAACGGCGCTGGAAGGAGTCCTACCGTGAGGCCACGCCGGACGCGGTGTGGGCCGAGATCGAACGCGGCGCCGGCACCCCATTGGACTACCGTGTGTTCGAGAACGGAGACGTGCGCTGCAACCGTACCGCCTACGGCTTCTACGTGGGCAGGCGCTGGTATCCCGTCCTCGACGGCGGCGACCGGCGGGACCTCGTGGTGCGCGACGCCTTTTTCCGCTACTTCGGCAACACGGTCTTCACCGGCACCCCGCCCGCTGTCCTCGCTGTCCGTCTGGCCAGGGCCGTGGCCCGGCACCCGGCCGCGGTGCCCCTCGCGGTGCGCTGGCTCGGCCGTACTGTGCGCCGCGTGGGCGTGGGGCGACTGCTGCGGAACCGCCTCCGCGTCCGGCCGGTCACCTTCGTCATGCACCAGTTCATGGACGCCGAAGACGTCGCGCCGGCATGGGAGATGATGCGGCGAGGCGAGCAGGCGGACGACCCCAGGCTGCGCGAGACACAGGAACGGCTGACCGCCTGCCATTACGCCATGGCTCACCCGGAAGACGGCACGCTGGTGCCCGCCTGCGTGCAACACGCCGTGCTGGACCTGGCCGAGAACGCGGAACTGCGCACGCTCCTCCCGCTCGTCGAGGTCCGCACGCCGAACCGCGCACCAGTCGATCCACCCCACCCGCAGTGA